One stretch of Paenibacillus sp. FSL R5-0341 DNA includes these proteins:
- a CDS encoding DUF5071 domain-containing protein — protein MDIRECLPRDKFDYKAVRKLSKFSDVELKVIIPELMEWLQDGNWPISKPVEDLLLRLGEDLIPHIKDVLHTQDPQWEYFILVGLIDRMPISHLSMLQTDLVRILEFPTPSEVLEELDEVILELLDKMKVHQREISGDGSLDT, from the coding sequence ATGGATATTAGAGAGTGCCTTCCCCGCGATAAGTTTGATTATAAAGCGGTGCGTAAGTTAAGTAAGTTCAGTGATGTCGAATTAAAAGTTATCATCCCGGAGCTGATGGAGTGGTTACAAGACGGGAACTGGCCTATTTCTAAGCCGGTAGAGGATCTACTATTGAGACTGGGCGAAGACTTAATTCCTCATATTAAGGATGTATTGCATACCCAAGATCCACAGTGGGAATATTTCATTTTGGTCGGATTAATTGATCGAATGCCTATATCTCATCTTAGTATGCTACAGACGGATCTGGTAAGGATACTGGAATTTCCTACACCGAGTGAGGTACTTGAGGAGTTGGATGAGGTCATTTTGGAGCTTTTGGACAAGATGAAGGTACATCAACGAGAGATCAGTGGAGATGGAAGTTTGGATACATAG
- a CDS encoding ABC transporter ATP-binding protein, which yields MLRRFFAYYRPYKKLFILDFSCAILVALLELAFPLAVNRVVDDLLPGGRWDWILWACLALLGIYLLNSFLNFVVTYWGHKLGINIETDMRKSLFNHVQKLSFRFFDNTKTGHLVSRMTNDLMDIGEIAHHGPEDVFIAVMTLIGAFSIMMSINGNLAVLTFIIVPLIIYLSLYFGSKMSKAFSRMFGDIADFNARVENNITGIRVVQAFANEEHEKAQFAVNNGRFRQTKLIAYKIMAWNSSVSYMLMKLVSLFVLVCGTWFVINGSMTYGQFIAFIMLSNVFLTPIQKINSVIETYPKGIAGFKRYTELLDMEPDVEDRPGAVTVSHLRGDIRYEKVTFGYSDQEPVLKGIDLNVQAGETVALVGPSGAGKTTLCSLLPRFYDVLEGRITIDGQEIQDMTLDSLRSHIGIVQQDVFLFDGTIRENIAYGKLDASEEEIWMAARRAQMEPLIQSMPEGLDTLIGERGVKLSGGQKQRLSIARMFLKNPPILILDEATSALDTETEAAIQQSLAELSEGRTTLVIAHRLATIKNADRIIVVAEQGITEQGRHEELLVAGGVYSRLHYAQFGA from the coding sequence ATGCTTCGCCGTTTCTTTGCCTATTACAGGCCTTACAAAAAGCTCTTTATTCTTGACTTCAGCTGTGCGATTCTGGTCGCTCTGCTGGAGCTGGCTTTTCCACTAGCGGTCAACCGGGTAGTCGATGATCTGCTGCCAGGCGGCCGCTGGGACTGGATTCTGTGGGCGTGTCTGGCATTGCTGGGCATCTACTTATTGAATTCATTCCTGAACTTCGTGGTTACCTATTGGGGACACAAGCTCGGCATTAACATTGAGACGGATATGCGTAAAAGTCTGTTCAATCATGTGCAGAAGTTATCATTCCGTTTCTTCGACAATACAAAAACAGGGCACCTCGTGTCCCGTATGACTAACGATCTGATGGATATCGGCGAGATTGCCCATCATGGTCCAGAGGATGTATTTATCGCGGTGATGACACTGATTGGTGCATTCAGCATCATGATGAGCATTAACGGAAATCTGGCGGTGTTAACCTTTATCATCGTGCCGTTGATTATTTATCTCTCGCTCTATTTTGGTAGCAAAATGTCCAAGGCATTCAGCCGAATGTTCGGAGATATTGCGGACTTCAATGCTCGCGTAGAGAACAATATTACAGGTATTCGTGTTGTTCAGGCTTTTGCTAATGAAGAGCATGAAAAAGCACAATTTGCTGTGAATAACGGTCGTTTCCGTCAGACCAAACTGATCGCATACAAAATTATGGCCTGGAACTCCTCTGTCAGTTATATGCTGATGAAGCTGGTATCCCTCTTTGTCCTGGTATGCGGAACGTGGTTTGTTATTAATGGCAGTATGACCTACGGTCAGTTCATTGCATTTATTATGCTGTCCAATGTGTTCCTGACACCGATTCAGAAGATCAATTCGGTTATTGAGACGTATCCCAAAGGGATTGCAGGCTTCAAACGTTATACGGAGCTACTCGATATGGAACCGGATGTGGAAGATCGTCCAGGTGCCGTTACGGTATCACACCTGCGTGGAGATATTCGTTATGAGAAAGTCACCTTTGGTTATTCGGATCAGGAACCTGTCCTTAAAGGTATCGATCTCAACGTACAAGCCGGTGAAACTGTAGCTCTTGTCGGTCCATCGGGGGCTGGTAAAACCACATTGTGCAGTCTGTTGCCACGGTTCTATGATGTGCTGGAAGGTCGCATCACGATCGATGGACAGGAGATACAGGATATGACGCTCGATTCCTTGCGTAGTCATATCGGAATTGTACAACAGGACGTCTTCCTCTTCGATGGAACTATTCGGGAGAATATTGCCTACGGCAAGTTGGATGCGTCCGAAGAAGAAATCTGGATGGCCGCCAGACGTGCCCAGATGGAACCTTTGATCCAATCGATGCCGGAAGGATTGGATACGTTAATTGGTGAACGCGGCGTGAAGCTGTCCGGTGGACAGAAACAGCGTTTGTCTATTGCACGTATGTTCCTGAAAAACCCACCAATTCTGATCCTGGATGAAGCCACATCCGCGCTGGATACAGAAACGGAAGCAGCCATTCAGCAATCCCTTGCTGAGCTGTCCGAGGGCCGGACCACACTGGTTATTGCTCACCGATTGGCTACGATCAAAAATGCAGATCGCATTATTGTCGTTGCTGAACAAGGCATAACGGAGCAGGGGCGTCATGAAGAATTACTTGTAGCAGGCGGGGTGTACAGCCGCCTTCACTATGCGCAGTTTGGCGCGTAA
- a CDS encoding iron ABC transporter permease: MSSKASPANHNPESPTAKIHTRPWAATLILTGGILLLALGMALSISFGAADIKLGVVWKAIFDFNPELTPHQIIWEIRLPRILGGAMVGACFAVAGAIMQGMTRNPLADSGLLGLNAGAGFALAICFAFFPGLPFMYIIMYSFIGAGLGVLLVYGFGAASKSGLTPLRLVLAGAAVSAMLSALSEGIALYFRIGQDLAFWTAGGVAGTKWSQLEVMFPWVLAALIAGLLISRSITLLSLGEDIAVGLGQRTGLIKLVGLIVVLILAGTAVSVVGAVGFVGLIIPHLTRKIVGVDYRWIIPCSAVMGSLLLVFADLAARMINPPYETPIGALVALIGVPFFLYLARKERRTL; the protein is encoded by the coding sequence CACTTATTCTTACAGGGGGAATTTTACTACTCGCTCTGGGTATGGCATTATCCATTTCTTTTGGCGCAGCTGATATTAAGCTTGGTGTCGTCTGGAAGGCCATCTTCGATTTCAATCCTGAGCTAACTCCGCACCAGATCATATGGGAGATTCGGTTGCCGCGTATTCTTGGCGGAGCGATGGTCGGTGCATGCTTTGCTGTAGCTGGTGCGATCATGCAAGGCATGACCCGTAACCCGCTGGCTGATTCCGGTCTGCTTGGGCTGAATGCGGGCGCTGGATTTGCGCTTGCGATCTGTTTTGCCTTTTTCCCGGGCCTGCCGTTTATGTACATCATTATGTATTCATTTATTGGAGCAGGGCTTGGTGTTCTGTTGGTGTATGGTTTTGGTGCAGCTTCCAAATCGGGTCTTACACCTCTACGACTTGTGCTTGCGGGTGCAGCTGTATCGGCGATGTTGTCAGCACTCAGTGAAGGAATTGCATTGTATTTCAGAATTGGACAAGATCTGGCTTTCTGGACAGCCGGAGGTGTAGCCGGAACGAAGTGGTCTCAGCTGGAGGTCATGTTCCCATGGGTACTCGCTGCGCTGATTGCAGGTCTTCTCATCTCCCGTTCCATTACGCTGCTTAGTCTTGGAGAAGATATTGCCGTTGGCTTAGGCCAACGTACGGGGCTGATCAAGCTCGTGGGTCTGATTGTTGTACTGATCCTTGCGGGTACGGCTGTGTCCGTTGTGGGTGCGGTTGGTTTTGTTGGACTCATTATTCCCCATCTTACGCGAAAAATAGTTGGGGTGGATTATCGCTGGATTATTCCATGCTCCGCTGTAATGGGCAGTCTGTTGCTTGTATTTGCGGATCTGGCTGCACGTATGATCAACCCGCCGTACGAGACGCCAATTGGCGCATTGGTTGCCCTCATCGGGGTACCGTTCTTCCTGTATCTGGCGCGTAAAGAAAGGAGGACTCTGTAA
- a CDS encoding iron ABC transporter permease, with product MESSTLVGAERKKRAKSTIVLIVLGLLIITAFVVSMNTGFTKLSPLEVMRTLFGGGTAKQELILFEFRLPRIVISVLVGAGLALSGCILQGVSRNALADPGILGINAGAGLVVMLFVSFFPTTTAAPVFLLPILALIGSGFAAFLIYVLSYKKGEGILPTRMLLTGIGVAAGISSAMIVLTLRLSPEKYQFVATWMAGSIWGSNWKFVTALLPFLIILVPLVLYKARVLNVLNLGDQTASGLGAPVERERLILLAAAVGLAGSCVSVSGGIGFVGLIGPHLARRLVGPKHQFLLPASALIGSLLVLVADTLGRVILQPSEIPAGILVAIIGAPYFLYLLSKTK from the coding sequence ATGGAATCCTCAACACTAGTTGGAGCAGAGCGCAAAAAGAGAGCCAAGAGCACGATTGTCCTCATTGTGCTTGGCCTATTAATTATTACGGCTTTTGTGGTGAGCATGAACACAGGCTTTACCAAGCTTTCGCCGCTTGAGGTGATGCGTACCCTGTTTGGCGGAGGCACGGCGAAGCAGGAGTTGATCCTGTTTGAATTCCGTCTGCCACGTATCGTTATTTCGGTGCTGGTCGGGGCCGGACTTGCGTTATCCGGTTGTATTTTGCAGGGGGTATCTCGGAATGCGCTGGCAGATCCGGGTATCCTCGGGATTAATGCAGGTGCTGGATTGGTTGTTATGTTATTCGTTTCCTTTTTCCCGACCACGACAGCGGCACCGGTATTTCTTTTACCAATTTTGGCCCTGATCGGTTCCGGCTTTGCTGCATTTCTGATCTATGTTCTCTCTTACAAAAAAGGAGAGGGCATCCTGCCTACGCGTATGTTGCTTACGGGGATCGGGGTAGCGGCGGGAATCAGTTCTGCCATGATCGTGCTGACGTTGCGGCTTAGTCCGGAAAAGTATCAATTTGTAGCTACCTGGATGGCAGGCAGCATCTGGGGTTCGAACTGGAAATTTGTTACGGCATTACTGCCGTTTCTTATCATTCTTGTACCGCTTGTTCTGTATAAGGCACGTGTACTGAACGTACTGAATCTGGGTGACCAGACTGCGAGTGGACTCGGGGCTCCGGTTGAGCGTGAGCGGCTGATTTTGCTTGCGGCTGCGGTTGGGCTTGCCGGCTCATGTGTATCTGTGAGTGGGGGGATCGGTTTTGTCGGTCTGATCGGACCGCATCTGGCACGTCGTCTGGTGGGTCCAAAACATCAGTTTCTGTTACCCGCATCTGCATTGATCGGTTCATTGCTCGTGCTGGTTGCAGATACGCTGGGCCGTGTCATCCTACAGCCTTCGGAGATACCTGCGGGTATCCTGGTTGCCATTATTGGTGCGCCATACTTCCTGTACCTCTTAAGCAAGACGAAATAG